From Mya arenaria isolate MELC-2E11 chromosome 1, ASM2691426v1, a single genomic window includes:
- the LOC128233216 gene encoding interferon-induced protein 44-like isoform X1 codes for MSKSLTERDFDQVESWIGTGPKTFNLLYSITRDGCNASVFHQKCDNQGPTLTILYNKEGSVFGGYNGVSWVSPLKQLNQTDEAAFLYQLYFSGNKIQRKCSLKRWQTSSCSISGYGPVFGSALYTDLNTFKSNIQKSTSGEYNLNGNMDSYGKNYESQGTSSKEVNNGHMRVTELEVYAVKDGQRKLPDLPTQWRKTAEWGPKLLDSLKEEIKGIKPPKGHDVPHFNILLIGHLGSGKSSFCNLVTSVFRGRISHRARVGGTSQTSTTTLFTPYDFGEKAGLRLYDSRGIAETDRLDLLQCNFILDGNVPDFYEMTPTSLISNDDANFRQRPTLRNKIHCVVFVLDGSTVDDISTPMLQKLESYRDLLNRKEIPQAVLVTNIDKLCKHISKTFESLTVKEVVDKVAVLLKLPRNSILPVKNYEEEMESDENINILALLAVRQIMFFAEDYLENRKIKQIIRSRGEVNSDNGQGEVFGSDTA; via the exons atgagTAAGAGTTTAACAGAAAGGGACTTTGATCAAGTTGAATCCTGGATCGGAACTGGAcccaaaacatttaatctgcTGTACAGCATAACAAGGGATGGCTGTAACGCGAGTGTGTTCCATCAGAAATGTGACAACCAAGGACCTACACTTACAATCTTGTACAACAAGGAGGGTTCCGTGTTTGGAGGTTACAATGGGGTTAGCTGGGTATCCCCGCTAAAACAGTTGAATCAAACGGACGAAGCGGCATTTCTATACCAATTGTATTTTTCTGGCAATAAAATCCAGAGGAAATGTTCACTCAAAAGATGGCAGACATCTAGTTGTTCAATATCCGGTTATGGACCAGTCTTTGGTAGCGCCTTATATACTGacttaaacacatttaaaagtaACATTCAAAAATCTACTTCGGGAGAATACAACCTGAATGGCAATATGGATTCATACGGTAAAAACTACGAATCACAAGGAACATCGTCAAAGGAGGTCAACAACGGACACATGAGAGTGACAGAATTGGAGGTATATGCCGTCAAAG ATGGTCAAAGAAAATTGCCAGATTTGCCGACACAATGGCGGAAAACTGCAGAATGGGGACCAAAG TTGCTTGACAGCTTGAAAGAAGAAATCAAAGGCATCAAACCGCCTAAAGGACATGACGTCCCACATTTCAACATTCTTTTGATTGGGCATTTAGGCTCGGGAAAATCGAGCTTCTGCAACTTGGTCACCTCTGTGTTTCGAGGCAGAATATCACACCGGGCTAGAGTTGGTGGTACCTCTCAAACCAGTACAACCACATTG TTCACGCCTTACGACTTTGGTGAGAAAGCAGGTCTGCGGCTCTACGACTCAAGAGGTATAGCGGAGACGGATAGATTAGACCTTCTGCAATGCAATTTCATACTTGATGGCAACGTTCCGGACTTTTATGAG ATGACACCGACAAGTCTGATATCAAACGACGATGCAAATTTTCGACAAAGGCCAACATTGAGAAACAAAATACACtgtgttgtatttgttttggaCGGTTCGACTGTGGACGACATTTCAACACCAATGCTTCAAAAACTAGAGTCATATCGGGATCTGTTGAACAGAAAAG AGATACCACAAGCAGTTTTGGTGACAAATATTGACAAACTTTGCAAACACATTAGTAAAACCTTCGAGAGCCTAACTGTCAAAGAAGTAGTCGACAAAGTGGCGGTCCTGCTGAAGCTTCCACGGAACAGTATACTTCCGGTTAAAAATTATGAAGAGGAAATGGAGAGCGACGAGAATATTAATATCCTGGCTTTGTTGGCTGTTCGACAGATTATGTTCTTTGCGGAGGATTATttggaaaacagaaaaataaaacaaattataagaAGTAGAGGGGAGGTAAATAGCGACAATGGCCAAGGTGAAGTGTTCGGTTCAGATACTGCTTAA
- the LOC128233216 gene encoding interferon-induced protein 44-like isoform X2: MSKSLTERDFDQVESWIGTGPKTFNLLYSITRDGCNASVFHQKCDNQGPTLTILYNKEGSVFGGYNGVSWVSPLKQLNQTDEAAFLYQLYFSGNKIQRKCSLKRWQTSSCSISGYGPVFGSALYTDLNTFKSNIQKSTSGEYNLNGNMDSYGKNYESQGTSSKEVNNGHMRVTELEVYAVKDGQRKLPDLPTQWRKTAEWGPKLLDSLKEEIKGIKPPKGHDVPHFNILLIGHLGSGKSSFCNLVTSVFRGRISHRARVGGTSQTSTTTLFTPYDFGEKAGLRLYDSRGIAETDRLDLLQCNFILDGNVPDFYEMTPTSLISNDDANFRQRPTLRNKIHCVVFVLDGSTVDDISTPMLQKLESYRDLLNRKGFGQHFRDTTSSFGDKY; this comes from the exons atgagTAAGAGTTTAACAGAAAGGGACTTTGATCAAGTTGAATCCTGGATCGGAACTGGAcccaaaacatttaatctgcTGTACAGCATAACAAGGGATGGCTGTAACGCGAGTGTGTTCCATCAGAAATGTGACAACCAAGGACCTACACTTACAATCTTGTACAACAAGGAGGGTTCCGTGTTTGGAGGTTACAATGGGGTTAGCTGGGTATCCCCGCTAAAACAGTTGAATCAAACGGACGAAGCGGCATTTCTATACCAATTGTATTTTTCTGGCAATAAAATCCAGAGGAAATGTTCACTCAAAAGATGGCAGACATCTAGTTGTTCAATATCCGGTTATGGACCAGTCTTTGGTAGCGCCTTATATACTGacttaaacacatttaaaagtaACATTCAAAAATCTACTTCGGGAGAATACAACCTGAATGGCAATATGGATTCATACGGTAAAAACTACGAATCACAAGGAACATCGTCAAAGGAGGTCAACAACGGACACATGAGAGTGACAGAATTGGAGGTATATGCCGTCAAAG ATGGTCAAAGAAAATTGCCAGATTTGCCGACACAATGGCGGAAAACTGCAGAATGGGGACCAAAG TTGCTTGACAGCTTGAAAGAAGAAATCAAAGGCATCAAACCGCCTAAAGGACATGACGTCCCACATTTCAACATTCTTTTGATTGGGCATTTAGGCTCGGGAAAATCGAGCTTCTGCAACTTGGTCACCTCTGTGTTTCGAGGCAGAATATCACACCGGGCTAGAGTTGGTGGTACCTCTCAAACCAGTACAACCACATTG TTCACGCCTTACGACTTTGGTGAGAAAGCAGGTCTGCGGCTCTACGACTCAAGAGGTATAGCGGAGACGGATAGATTAGACCTTCTGCAATGCAATTTCATACTTGATGGCAACGTTCCGGACTTTTATGAG ATGACACCGACAAGTCTGATATCAAACGACGATGCAAATTTTCGACAAAGGCCAACATTGAGAAACAAAATACACtgtgttgtatttgttttggaCGGTTCGACTGTGGACGACATTTCAACACCAATGCTTCAAAAACTAGAGTCATATCGGGATCTGTTGAACAGAAAAG gATTCGGTCAACATTTTAGAGATACCACAAGCAGTTTTGGTGACAAATATTGA
- the LOC128233119 gene encoding interferon-induced protein 44-like, whose translation MDKRLTEKDFDQVETWIGTGPKTFNLLYSITRDGCDASVFHQKCDNQGPTLTVLYNKEGSVYGGYTGASWQSTQTLLNKTDDAAFLYQLYFSGNKISKKFPLKSGQTAVCSYAGHGPIFGSSSFTDLYAFTGVLQKSSLEEYNLNGNMSTKFGKNYETGGTTSNEVNNGHIRVTELEVYAVKDGQRKKPDMPTPWRKTAEWGPELLESLKEEVKSIQPPEELDVPHFNILLIGPLGSGKSSFCNLVSSVFRGRISHRARVGGDSDISTTTMFTPYTFGDKASLQLYDTRGLAETDTLDLTQCNHMLEGNVPDFYEMASTSLISNDDADFQHRPKLSNKTHCVVFVLDGSTVDDISTPMLHKLKTYRNLLNRKEIPQAVLVTKIDKLCDKTDANVSSTFLSQTVKEVVEKVSELFKIPRNNIWPIKNYEEEVESDENINILALLAVRQILFFAEDYLENMNVKQSRRVQRGKAKQAEGEAFGSDTA comes from the exons atggaTAAGCGTTTAACAGAAAAAGACTTTGATCAGGTTGAAACATGGATCGGAACTGGAcccaaaacattcaatctgctGTACAGTATAACAAGGGATGGCTGTGACGCGAGTGTGTTTCATCAGAAATGTGACAACCAAGGACCAACACTCACAGTCTTGTACAACAAGGAGGGTTCCGTGTATGGAGGTTACACCGGAGCCAGCTGGCAATCAACTCAAACCCTTTTAAATAAAACCGACGACGCGGCATTTCTATATCAGTTGTATTTTTCTGGCAATAAGATCTCGAAGAAATTTCCATTAAAGAGTGGACAGACAGCGGTTTGTTCATATGCCGGTCATGGGCCAATCTTTGGTTCCAGCTCATTTACTGACTTATATGCATTTACTGGTGTATTACAAAAGTCTTCTTTGGAAGAATACAACCTGAATGGAAACATGAGTACAAAATTCGGTAAGAACTATGAAACAGGAGGAACAACGTCCAATGAAGTCAACAACGGACACATCAGAGTGACAGAGTTGGAGGTTTACGCCGTCAAAG ATGGCCAAAGAAAAAAGCCAGATATGCCGACTCCATGGCGGAAAACTGCAGAATGGGGACCGGAG TTGCTTGAGAGTTTGAAAGAAGAGGTAAAAAGCATCCAACCACCAGAAGAACTTGACGTGCCACATTTCAACATTCTATTGATTGGGCCCTTAGGCTCGGGTAAATCGAGCTTCTGTAATTTGGTGTCATCTGTTTTTCGGGGGAGAATATCACACCGTGCAAGAGTTGGTGGAGACTCGGACATCAGTACAACAACCATG TTTACACCATACACGTTTGGGGACAAAGCCAGTCTTCAGCTCTATGACACGAGAGGCTTAGCGGAGACGGACACATTGGACCTTACGCAATGCAATCACATGTTGGAAGGTAACGTTCCGGACTTTTATGAG ATGGCATCGACGAGCCTGATATCAAATGACGATGCGGATTTTCAGCATAGGCCAAAGTTGAGCAACAAAACGCACTGTGTTGTATTTGTTCTGGACGGTTCGACAGTGGACGACATTTCAACGCCTATGCTGCACAAATTGAAAACGTATCGGAATCTGTTGAACAGAAAAG AGATACCACAAGCCGTCTTAGTCACAAAGATTGACAAACTCTGCGATAAAACGGATGCTAATGTAAGTAGCACATTCCTCAGCCAAACGGTCAAAGAGGTAGTCGAAAAAGTATCAGAGCTGTTCAAAATACCACGGAACAATATTTGGCCAATTAAAAATTATGAAGAGGAAGTGGAAAGCGATGAAAACATCAACATTCTTGCTTTGCTTGCTGTCCGACAGATCCTGTTCTTTGCAGAGGATTATCTGGAAAATATGAACGTGAAACAAAGTAGGAGAGTTCAGAGAGGAAAGGCAAAGCAGGCTGAAGGTGAAGCGTTCGGGTCAGACACtgcttaa